A genomic stretch from Hydrogenimonas urashimensis includes:
- the lipA gene encoding lipoyl synthase yields the protein MQTNPLRKPPWLRKKITPSTLREVEAMLVEGGLRTICQEALCPNIGECFSKKEATFLILGHLCTRGCTFCNVTNKRPFPPDPDEPKRLADTVIKMGLRHVVVTSPTRDDLRDGGAAHFCETVRAIKARDSKIVVELLVPDFQENEEAIRAVAQSGAEIVGHNIETVPRLYHIRKGADYGRSLRVLQKLHAANPAMATKSGIMLGLGEKREEVLKTMEDILKTGCRFLSIGQYLAPGPRHTPVVEYVAPSLFEFYRTEGEAMGYRYIKSSPYTRSSYMAHEYLSGGC from the coding sequence ATGCAAACGAACCCGCTTAGAAAACCACCATGGCTGCGCAAAAAGATCACCCCCAGCACCCTCAGAGAGGTCGAAGCGATGCTTGTGGAGGGGGGATTGCGTACTATCTGTCAGGAGGCGCTCTGCCCCAATATCGGCGAGTGCTTTTCCAAAAAAGAGGCAACCTTTCTGATACTCGGCCATCTGTGTACCCGCGGCTGTACCTTCTGCAATGTCACGAATAAAAGACCCTTCCCGCCCGATCCCGACGAACCGAAGCGACTGGCCGATACCGTCATCAAGATGGGTCTGCGCCATGTCGTCGTCACGAGTCCGACACGCGACGACCTCCGCGACGGTGGCGCTGCACATTTTTGCGAGACAGTCAGGGCCATCAAAGCCAGGGACAGCAAAATCGTCGTGGAACTGCTCGTTCCCGATTTTCAGGAAAACGAAGAGGCCATCCGTGCCGTTGCACAAAGCGGTGCAGAAATCGTAGGGCACAATATCGAGACGGTTCCCCGCCTCTATCACATTCGCAAAGGAGCCGATTACGGACGTTCCCTGCGCGTCCTGCAAAAACTGCATGCGGCCAATCCCGCCATGGCGACCAAGAGCGGCATCATGCTGGGACTCGGTGAAAAAAGAGAGGAGGTTTTAAAGACGATGGAAGATATTCTAAAAACAGGCTGTCGGTTCCTCAGCATCGGGCAGTATCTGGCTCCCGGCCCGCGGCATACGCCCGTGGTCGAATATGTCGCCCCCTCTCTTTTTGAATTTTATCGCACGGAAGGGGAGGCCATGGGATATCGCTATATCAAAAGCTCCCCCTATACCCGTAGCAGCTACATGGCCCATGAGTATCTCTCAGGCGGGTGCTAA
- a CDS encoding PAS domain-containing protein — MDITFDMFIETEVPEDQVIISRTDLKGIITYVNDTFAEISGYSPEELIGKPHNILRHPDMPKSAFKEMWETIKAEKTWEGYVKNMRKDRGYYWVYAVISGVYKEGKVVEYKSIRSPVPRTKRIEMQRVYDEMRRKEGENVRSVMYLSVETYEKLKARADSEEKSVERLIDDIV; from the coding sequence ATGGATATCACATTCGATATGTTCATAGAGACGGAAGTACCGGAAGACCAGGTGATCATTTCCAGAACGGATCTAAAAGGTATCATTACCTATGTCAATGACACCTTTGCCGAAATTTCGGGCTACTCTCCCGAAGAACTGATTGGAAAGCCGCACAACATTCTCCGCCACCCCGATATGCCCAAATCCGCATTCAAAGAGATGTGGGAGACCATCAAAGCGGAAAAGACGTGGGAAGGGTATGTGAAAAACATGCGCAAAGACCGGGGATACTACTGGGTCTATGCCGTCATCTCCGGTGTCTACAAAGAGGGCAAAGTGGTCGAATACAAATCGATCCGTTCGCCTGTTCCCAGGACAAAACGCATCGAAATGCAAAGAGTCTATGACGAAATGCGGCGAAAAGAGGGCGAGAATGTCCGCAGCGTCATGTACCTTTCTGTCGAGACCTACGAGAAACTTAAAGCACGCGCCGATTCGGAAGAAAAAAGTGTGGAACGACTGATCGACGATATTGTCTGA
- a CDS encoding GGDEF domain-containing protein, with protein MKKIRKTIEQKLKNSLPFHWLQEDEALLQKKLDDHRAFASRLFLLGTLIGSGLWVWDYVIDPVGAVQTVWLRLVFFVFLPVPWLFQNIRNFRFLSSLLIGVILVTEVAFVKILTHLHMGMVYGIGGFMYYMLLPPLALQPFSLRSNIVFILMAALVPHLVALAGWAPGFEHLNYAVLIWPAAFLAIIIQYFYANEYKKRYELEKRLQKMSYTDTLSGLYNRRYFMRYMEKEWQRFQRGGEPFSLLMIDIDHFKKINDTYGHPTGDVVIQKVAKLLRREIREMDFAARIGGEEFAVILPDTDEQKAVEVAERIRQQAECRRFTVTGKEKIDFRLSVGIAIAQNGDDISQLMRASDQALYEAKKRGRNRVCFYSDGVICPIKKSA; from the coding sequence ATGAAAAAGATTCGCAAAACGATAGAACAGAAGCTGAAAAACTCTCTGCCTTTTCATTGGCTGCAGGAGGATGAGGCGCTGTTGCAGAAAAAGCTGGACGATCACAGAGCATTCGCGAGCAGGCTTTTTCTACTCGGCACCCTCATCGGCAGCGGTCTTTGGGTCTGGGACTACGTGATCGATCCCGTGGGAGCCGTACAAACCGTATGGCTGCGTCTTGTGTTTTTCGTCTTTTTGCCTGTTCCGTGGTTGTTTCAAAACATCCGAAACTTCAGATTTCTCAGTTCTCTTCTGATTGGTGTCATTCTGGTAACGGAAGTTGCGTTTGTCAAAATCCTCACCCACCTGCATATGGGCATGGTTTACGGCATCGGCGGTTTCATGTACTATATGCTTCTTCCACCACTGGCACTGCAGCCTTTTTCTTTGCGATCCAACATCGTTTTCATTCTCATGGCGGCGCTGGTTCCCCATCTGGTGGCCTTGGCGGGATGGGCACCGGGCTTCGAGCATCTCAATTACGCCGTACTCATCTGGCCCGCCGCCTTTTTGGCGATTATTATCCAGTATTTCTATGCCAACGAATACAAAAAACGGTACGAACTGGAAAAGAGGCTCCAGAAAATGTCCTACACCGATACGCTCAGCGGCCTATACAACCGCCGCTACTTCATGCGATACATGGAAAAAGAGTGGCAGCGCTTCCAACGCGGCGGCGAACCTTTTTCTCTGCTTATGATCGACATCGACCATTTCAAAAAGATCAACGACACGTATGGCCATCCGACAGGTGACGTGGTGATACAAAAAGTGGCAAAACTGCTGCGCCGTGAAATCAGGGAGATGGATTTCGCTGCACGTATCGGTGGAGAGGAATTCGCCGTCATTCTTCCCGATACTGACGAGCAGAAAGCGGTTGAAGTGGCGGAGCGCATCCGACAGCAGGCCGAATGCCGCCGCTTCACTGTCACGGGAAAGGAAAAGATTGATTTCAGGCTGAGCGTGGGGATCGCGATAGCACAAAACGGTGACGACATATCACAATTGATGAGGGCTTCCGATCAGGCCCTCTACGAAGCGAAAAAACGGGGGCGAAACCGTGTCTGTTTCTACAGCGACGGAGTCATATGCCCCATCAAAAAGAGCGCTTAA
- a CDS encoding metal-sulfur cluster assembly factor — protein sequence MSKDPREMTPEESEKRLVEELKKIYDPEIPVNIYDLGLIYDVKCEKDPVSRLNRCKVVMTLTSATCSMSEVIVDLVRSIPSRIEDHSIEEVEVELTFDPPWDQSKMSDEAKLQMGLL from the coding sequence ATGAGCAAAGATCCCAGAGAAATGACGCCCGAAGAGTCCGAAAAACGGCTCGTCGAAGAGCTTAAAAAGATTTACGACCCGGAAATTCCGGTCAATATCTACGACCTGGGCCTCATCTACGATGTCAAATGCGAAAAAGACCCCGTCAGCCGGCTCAATCGGTGCAAAGTGGTCATGACCCTCACCTCCGCCACCTGCTCCATGTCCGAAGTGATCGTCGACCTGGTCCGCTCCATCCCGTCGCGCATCGAAGACCACTCCATCGAGGAGGTGGAGGTGGAACTCACCTTCGACCCGCCCTGGGATCAGTCGAAGATGAGCGACGAAGCGAAACTGCAGATGGGGCTGCTTTAA
- a CDS encoding SufE family protein, giving the protein MAESIEATIARYKEDFDLFETPEQKIEYIFDLGKRHTTLPAELKNDDTFIKGCASPAWLAAECKEGRLHLRGEGTSEMAKGMLTLLLDIFNDRSPDEILKFDPAKLQELGIVELLSPVRQQSLEAFLKKVYDYAKACKEGRL; this is encoded by the coding sequence ATGGCTGAGAGTATAGAAGCCACCATCGCCCGTTACAAGGAGGATTTCGACCTCTTCGAGACGCCGGAACAGAAGATCGAATATATTTTCGACCTGGGGAAACGGCATACGACCCTGCCTGCCGAACTGAAAAACGACGACACCTTCATTAAAGGGTGCGCCTCGCCTGCCTGGCTGGCGGCCGAATGCAAAGAGGGCAGACTGCACCTGCGGGGTGAAGGGACCAGTGAAATGGCCAAAGGGATGCTCACGCTTTTGCTGGACATTTTCAACGACCGCTCGCCCGACGAGATTTTAAAGTTCGACCCGGCAAAGTTGCAGGAACTGGGAATCGTGGAGCTGCTTTCGCCCGTGCGGCAGCAGAGCCTGGAAGCCTTTTTGAAAAAAGTCTACGACTACGCCAAAGCGTGTAAGGAGGGGAGATTATGA
- a CDS encoding SufD family Fe-S cluster assembly protein, translating into MRPLDLSSLDAGAILQSCGAPKGREKAAQCLAKLGIPTKKSEAYRYFDPRPLIEREWERVVNSQVKPERANALVICDGVVTEVPGSDAVEVEITGGGAVDAGHFDPLYYLGHLLALRTVVVRFKRDAKVRIVHRFSEPQKLLAYRLEVRLEPHANVQVEERFEGDAPGAFVLQGWDLVIGDYAALKWIGQQTLLKESHTPVFSHDVQIGRGGYLGLHTFDYGAGRGLQPLKVTLAKDAEARAFHLIYAEGGAQRGIVSQIVHEGSYSLSTQRAKTILGDEARGIFDALIKVDSGGKYAKAHQNSKAILLSDGAYMAAKPQLEIYIDELEASHGATTGQLDPEQLFYLRARGIAEAEARKMLILAFANEMIDLIEDENLRNRLYGEFEKVYYGESHVTCLETCHGCQENLMKEENHG; encoded by the coding sequence ATGAGGCCCCTGGATCTATCAAGCCTGGATGCCGGTGCCATCTTGCAAAGCTGCGGCGCACCTAAGGGGCGCGAGAAGGCGGCGCAGTGTCTGGCCAAGCTGGGTATTCCCACCAAAAAGAGCGAAGCCTACCGCTATTTCGACCCCCGCCCCCTGATTGAGAGGGAGTGGGAGCGGGTCGTTAACAGCCAGGTCAAGCCCGAACGCGCCAATGCGCTGGTCATCTGCGACGGGGTGGTCACCGAGGTTCCCGGGAGCGACGCGGTGGAGGTCGAGATAACGGGCGGCGGTGCCGTCGATGCCGGCCATTTCGACCCGCTCTACTACCTGGGGCATCTGCTGGCGCTGCGTACCGTCGTGGTCCGCTTCAAGCGCGATGCGAAGGTGCGGATCGTCCACCGCTTCAGCGAACCGCAGAAGCTGCTCGCCTACCGGCTGGAGGTGCGCCTGGAGCCTCATGCCAACGTGCAGGTGGAGGAGCGCTTCGAAGGGGATGCCCCGGGCGCTTTCGTGCTGCAGGGGTGGGACCTTGTCATTGGCGACTACGCCGCTTTGAAGTGGATAGGGCAGCAGACGCTTTTAAAAGAGAGCCATACCCCCGTTTTCTCCCACGATGTTCAAATCGGTAGGGGTGGGTACCTGGGACTGCACACCTTCGACTACGGGGCAGGACGGGGGTTGCAACCTCTGAAAGTGACCCTGGCGAAGGATGCGGAGGCCAGGGCTTTCCACCTGATCTACGCCGAGGGCGGGGCACAGCGGGGGATCGTCTCACAGATCGTCCATGAGGGGAGCTACTCTCTCAGCACCCAGCGGGCCAAGACGATTCTCGGCGACGAAGCCCGGGGCATCTTCGATGCGCTCATCAAGGTTGATTCCGGCGGCAAGTACGCCAAGGCCCACCAGAATTCCAAGGCGATCCTGCTGAGTGACGGCGCCTACATGGCCGCCAAGCCGCAACTGGAGATCTATATCGACGAGCTGGAGGCGAGCCACGGGGCGACGACGGGGCAGCTGGACCCGGAACAGCTCTTCTATCTGCGGGCCAGGGGCATCGCCGAAGCGGAGGCACGAAAGATGCTGATACTCGCCTTCGCCAACGAGATGATCGACCTTATCGAAGATGAAAATCTGCGCAACCGCCTCTACGGGGAGTTCGAAAAGGTCTATTACGGCGAAAGCCATGTCACTTGCCTGGAAACCTGCCACGGATGCCAGGAGAATCTCATGAAGGAGGAGAACCATGGCTGA
- the sufC gene encoding Fe-S cluster assembly ATPase SufC encodes MSELMKIENLHAKIGEKEILKGLNLKIEEGKVHAIMGPNGAGKSTLSKTIVGHYDVEVTEGKILYKGEDITGWEPEKRALEGIFLSFQNPVEIPGVNNAYFLRTAVNARRAHLGLPELNAAEFLRQMKKYLTQLGMKTEMINRSLNEGFSGGEKKRNEILQMMMLQPDLVILDEIDSGLDIDALRSVSEGINKMKDGKRSFLVITHYSRILDYIQPDYIHVLKDGKIVKTAGIELVAELEEKGYGAIGEA; translated from the coding sequence ATGAGCGAATTGATGAAGATAGAGAATCTGCATGCCAAAATCGGCGAGAAGGAGATCCTTAAGGGATTGAACCTTAAGATCGAAGAGGGCAAGGTCCATGCGATCATGGGGCCCAACGGGGCGGGCAAATCGACGCTCAGCAAGACGATCGTGGGCCATTACGACGTGGAGGTGACGGAAGGGAAGATCCTCTACAAGGGAGAGGATATTACCGGTTGGGAGCCCGAAAAGCGGGCACTGGAAGGGATTTTTCTCAGTTTCCAGAACCCGGTGGAGATTCCGGGGGTCAACAACGCCTACTTTCTGCGCACCGCCGTCAATGCACGCCGGGCCCATCTGGGACTGCCGGAGCTCAATGCGGCGGAGTTTTTGCGCCAGATGAAGAAGTACCTGACCCAACTCGGTATGAAAACGGAGATGATCAACCGCTCCCTCAACGAAGGCTTCTCCGGCGGGGAAAAGAAGCGCAACGAGATTTTGCAGATGATGATGCTCCAACCCGACCTGGTGATTCTGGACGAGATCGACTCTGGCCTGGATATCGACGCTTTGCGTTCGGTTAGTGAAGGGATCAACAAGATGAAAGACGGCAAACGCAGTTTTCTGGTCATCACCCACTACAGCCGGATTCTCGACTATATCCAGCCCGACTACATCCACGTTCTCAAAGACGGAAAGATCGTCAAAACCGCCGGCATCGAGCTGGTTGCCGAACTCGAAGAGAAGGGTTACGGCGCCATCGGAGAGGCGTGA
- the sufB gene encoding Fe-S cluster assembly protein SufB — translation MAEKELEKAVAGEYGLGFEIDIEEETVPPGLDENVIRFISKKKGEPAWMTKLRLKAYEKWKTMEEPHWGHLEYEPIDYQSISYFAAPKKGVESLDEVDPKILEAYEKLGIPLEEQKQLAGVKVAVDAVVDSVSVKTTYQKELQEKGIIFCSISEAIHNHPELVKKYMFSVVPMNDNFFAALNSAVFTDGTFVYIPKGVRCPMELSTYFRINAMNTGQFERTLIIADEGSYVSYNEGCSAPMRDENQLHAAVVELIALEGAEIKYSTIQNWYPGDEEGRGGIYNFVTKRGLCEKNAKISWTQVETGSAITWKYPSCILKGDNSVGEFYSVAVTTLAQQADTGTKMIHLGKNTKSTIISKGISAMKGQNTYRGLVKIGSKATGARNYSECDSLLIGDKCGAHTFPYLESRDAHGQIEHEATTTKISDEQLFYLRQRGISEEDAVSMIVHGFCKEVFSQLPMEYAVEAKALLNLTLEGSVG, via the coding sequence ATGGCTGAAAAAGAGCTTGAAAAAGCGGTGGCCGGCGAGTATGGTCTGGGTTTTGAGATCGACATCGAAGAGGAGACCGTGCCGCCGGGGTTGGATGAAAACGTCATCCGGTTCATCTCCAAAAAAAAGGGAGAGCCGGCGTGGATGACCAAGCTTCGGCTCAAGGCTTACGAGAAATGGAAAACGATGGAAGAGCCCCACTGGGGGCATCTGGAGTACGAGCCCATCGACTACCAGTCCATCAGCTACTTCGCGGCGCCCAAAAAAGGGGTCGAGAGCCTGGATGAGGTGGACCCCAAGATTCTGGAAGCTTACGAAAAACTGGGCATCCCCCTGGAGGAGCAGAAGCAGTTGGCGGGGGTCAAAGTGGCGGTGGATGCGGTGGTCGACTCCGTATCGGTGAAGACAACTTACCAGAAGGAGCTGCAGGAGAAGGGGATCATCTTCTGCTCCATTTCCGAAGCGATCCACAACCACCCGGAGCTTGTGAAGAAGTACATGTTCAGCGTCGTGCCGATGAACGACAACTTCTTCGCCGCGCTCAATTCGGCGGTCTTTACCGACGGCACCTTCGTCTACATCCCCAAAGGGGTGCGCTGCCCGATGGAGCTTTCGACCTATTTTCGCATCAACGCCATGAACACGGGGCAGTTCGAGCGGACCCTCATCATCGCCGACGAAGGAAGCTATGTCAGTTACAACGAAGGGTGCTCCGCCCCGATGCGCGACGAAAACCAGCTCCATGCGGCGGTGGTGGAGCTCATCGCCCTGGAGGGGGCAGAAATCAAGTATTCGACCATCCAGAACTGGTACCCCGGCGACGAAGAGGGCCGAGGCGGCATCTACAACTTCGTCACGAAGCGGGGGCTTTGCGAAAAGAACGCCAAAATCTCCTGGACGCAGGTGGAGACCGGTTCGGCCATCACCTGGAAATACCCCAGCTGCATTCTCAAAGGGGACAACAGCGTGGGCGAATTCTACTCCGTGGCCGTCACGACCCTCGCGCAGCAGGCCGACACGGGCACCAAGATGATCCATCTGGGCAAAAACACCAAATCGACGATCATCTCCAAAGGGATCAGTGCCATGAAGGGGCAGAACACCTACCGCGGATTGGTGAAGATCGGCTCCAAAGCCACGGGCGCGCGCAACTACAGCGAGTGTGACAGCCTGCTCATAGGTGATAAGTGCGGCGCCCATACCTTTCCTTATCTGGAGAGCAGGGACGCCCACGGGCAGATCGAGCACGAGGCGACCACGACGAAGATCAGCGACGAGCAGCTTTTCTACCTGCGGCAGCGGGGCATCTCGGAAGAGGATGCGGTGAGTATGATCGTCCACGGCTTCTGTAAAGAGGTCTTCAGCCAACTGCCGATGGAGTACGCCGTCGAGGCGAAAGCGTTATTGAATCTGACACTGGAAGGGAGCGTAGGATGA
- a CDS encoding NADH-quinone oxidoreductase subunit B family protein — MLRFWEKRALTGVVTEHRGFENDIAQIRSALKDEVKKRFAGSLAIRMVDSGSCNACEAECNALSNPLYDLERLGIRFVASPRHADVMLLSGVLTFNMYHHVMDAWEQIPEPKWCITLGDCPVMQAPFRQSFAIKGPAEAHLPVAYHIPGCPPSPEVIMRGLLAFLRSLD, encoded by the coding sequence ATGCTCAGATTTTGGGAAAAGCGGGCACTGACGGGTGTCGTGACGGAACATCGGGGATTCGAAAACGACATCGCACAGATTCGGTCGGCACTGAAGGATGAAGTCAAAAAGCGCTTCGCCGGGTCCCTGGCGATCCGTATGGTCGACAGCGGCAGTTGCAACGCCTGCGAAGCGGAGTGCAACGCGCTTTCCAACCCCTTATACGACCTGGAGCGGTTGGGTATCCGTTTCGTCGCCTCCCCACGTCATGCCGACGTTATGCTGCTCAGCGGTGTGCTGACTTTCAACATGTACCATCATGTCATGGATGCCTGGGAGCAGATTCCCGAACCCAAATGGTGCATCACCCTGGGCGACTGCCCCGTGATGCAGGCGCCCTTTCGGCAAAGTTTCGCCATCAAAGGCCCGGCCGAAGCGCACCTGCCGGTGGCGTACCACATTCCGGGCTGCCCCCCGAGCCCGGAGGTGATCATGCGGGGATTGCTGGCGTTTTTGCGCTCTCTTGATTAG
- a CDS encoding NADH-quinone oxidoreductase subunit C: MRLIARYAIDRGDAIEVVTRYDETSESVHLDAKAPAISTIATTHPAAIWFERKLSDDFGIFIEGAFDRRPLVHHERFPKNLHPMQKSFAQNTLDFAEFTPYKFEAVGGDGVFEVAVGPIHAGIIEPGHFHFSQAGEDMLHQEVRHFYKYRGIEKMVEGMKLAEAKPIIERISGNESVAYQIAWRDIAAQAAGVEVPLPLRRYHAFLLELERFIHHWIDLGFIPNDAGFGAALAYASRLAEEGRRMMASLSGHRFGFGAVTWRKQRIETKPILAWLERMAKEAAWFEEWIMDIPSLWDRLDTTGRLRHEKAVKYDCVGVVARAGGVPVDVRMTPFYIEHGYRMQTRAHGDVGARFKVRLAEVKNSLEMMHRFLERDAFSMEVSFAKEGRYEAFVESSLGELYMMVEIEDGAIDRFFARDPSFINWQALHLMMPGNIIADFPLINKSCDLSYAGNDL, translated from the coding sequence ATGAGACTGATCGCCCGTTACGCCATCGACCGTGGCGACGCCATCGAAGTGGTCACCCGCTACGACGAAACATCCGAATCGGTGCATCTGGATGCGAAGGCTCCCGCCATTTCTACCATCGCCACGACCCATCCCGCCGCCATCTGGTTCGAACGCAAACTGAGCGACGATTTCGGCATCTTCATCGAGGGGGCGTTCGACCGCAGGCCGCTGGTGCACCATGAGCGTTTTCCCAAAAATCTTCATCCGATGCAAAAAAGTTTTGCGCAAAACACCCTCGATTTCGCCGAATTCACCCCCTACAAATTCGAAGCGGTCGGCGGAGACGGGGTGTTCGAAGTGGCGGTGGGGCCGATTCACGCGGGCATCATCGAACCGGGCCATTTCCACTTCTCCCAGGCGGGCGAAGATATGCTCCACCAGGAGGTGCGCCACTTCTACAAATACCGCGGCATCGAAAAGATGGTCGAGGGGATGAAGCTGGCGGAAGCGAAACCGATCATCGAGCGTATCAGCGGCAACGAAAGCGTCGCCTACCAGATCGCCTGGCGCGATATCGCCGCGCAGGCGGCCGGGGTGGAGGTGCCGCTGCCGCTGCGGCGGTATCACGCCTTTTTGTTGGAGTTGGAGCGCTTCATCCACCACTGGATCGACCTGGGGTTCATCCCAAACGACGCGGGATTCGGCGCAGCGCTGGCTTATGCGTCGCGGCTGGCCGAAGAGGGGCGGCGGATGATGGCGTCGCTGAGTGGCCACCGCTTCGGATTCGGTGCGGTGACTTGGCGAAAACAGCGCATCGAAACCAAGCCCATTTTGGCCTGGCTGGAGCGGATGGCCAAAGAGGCGGCATGGTTCGAGGAGTGGATTATGGATATTCCCTCCCTGTGGGACCGCCTCGACACCACCGGGCGTCTGCGGCACGAAAAGGCGGTCAAATACGACTGCGTCGGCGTCGTCGCCCGCGCCGGCGGTGTGCCGGTGGATGTGAGGATGACCCCCTTCTACATCGAGCACGGCTACCGTATGCAGACCCGGGCGCACGGTGATGTGGGCGCCCGCTTCAAGGTCCGCCTCGCGGAGGTGAAAAACAGCCTCGAAATGATGCACCGCTTTTTGGAGCGTGACGCATTTTCGATGGAGGTCTCCTTTGCGAAAGAGGGCCGTTACGAAGCCTTCGTCGAAAGCTCCCTCGGAGAGCTCTATATGATGGTGGAGATCGAAGATGGCGCCATCGACCGCTTTTTCGCGCGTGATCCCAGTTTCATCAACTGGCAGGCCCTGCACCTGATGATGCCGGGCAATATCATCGCCGATTTTCCCCTCATCAACAAAAGCTGCGACCTGAGTTATGCGGGAAACGATTTGTGA
- a CDS encoding proton-conducting transporter membrane subunit, which yields MMLSVLLLPAFIMFIASFWRTPNARKVLPITSVAILVPIVELFRLPKPYALWRDYLVADDLNTYILLVSSVVGIGVTLALLTLQKHVEVSEKAYRRFYRFFALFWVGLIFSILANHMGIYWIGLEMATLSTVYMIKTNDTPAAHKEAWNYMIVGAIAISLVLFGIILIYASAKPTLGEDAMLFSALQSRTDVIRAPFLFEMGFAIATVGMFVKMGFFPMNLWLANIERASFYPVAALFSGILESAVMVGFFRFSRIADSVNHAHLFFFVFVYALLTLFIVAFLIYRTKDFMRLFSLSGIEHMALIALFWVSGGTFAALLHFGAHAFLKPALFLSTGVLESQGRYHIAGALRGYKGIKGTLFWFLVSLFMLAVVSLPPSPMFFSELYGFSAMIDAAKQTHHLPAMIGAIGLLLVLLSVIFYRFVAIYQSMKYEGETVEKQVYASELLALLLFAVALVLLLAPSGLAFLRSVA from the coding sequence ATGATGCTTTCTGTGTTGCTACTTCCTGCGTTTATCATGTTTATCGCCAGTTTCTGGCGCACCCCCAACGCCCGAAAGGTGCTGCCCATTACCTCGGTGGCGATTCTGGTGCCGATCGTGGAGCTTTTCCGTCTGCCCAAACCCTACGCGTTGTGGCGCGATTATCTTGTCGCCGACGATTTGAACACTTACATTCTGCTGGTCAGTTCCGTGGTGGGCATCGGCGTCACATTGGCCCTTCTGACGCTGCAGAAACATGTGGAAGTGAGTGAAAAGGCCTACCGCCGTTTCTACCGTTTCTTCGCCCTTTTCTGGGTGGGGCTCATCTTCTCCATCCTGGCCAACCACATGGGGATCTACTGGATCGGCCTGGAGATGGCGACCCTTTCGACCGTGTACATGATCAAAACCAACGACACCCCCGCCGCCCACAAAGAGGCATGGAACTACATGATCGTCGGTGCCATCGCCATTTCGCTGGTGCTTTTTGGCATCATCCTCATCTACGCCTCCGCCAAACCGACGCTGGGAGAAGATGCCATGCTCTTCAGCGCGCTGCAGAGCCGCACCGACGTTATCCGCGCGCCGTTTTTGTTCGAGATGGGCTTTGCGATTGCGACAGTGGGAATGTTCGTGAAGATGGGATTTTTTCCCATGAACCTCTGGCTGGCCAACATCGAGCGTGCCTCCTTCTATCCGGTGGCGGCGCTTTTCAGCGGAATTTTGGAGAGTGCGGTGATGGTGGGGTTCTTCCGCTTCAGCCGCATCGCCGATAGCGTCAACCATGCGCATCTCTTCTTTTTCGTCTTCGTCTATGCGCTGCTGACACTCTTCATCGTCGCCTTTCTCATCTACCGCACCAAAGATTTCATGCGCCTCTTTTCCCTTTCGGGCATCGAGCACATGGCACTCATCGCGCTCTTTTGGGTCAGCGGCGGCACCTTTGCGGCACTGCTGCATTTCGGTGCCCACGCCTTTTTGAAGCCCGCGCTCTTTCTCTCCACCGGTGTGCTGGAGTCCCAGGGGCGCTACCATATCGCCGGCGCGCTGCGGGGGTACAAGGGTATCAAGGGTACGCTCTTTTGGTTTCTGGTGTCGCTGTTCATGCTGGCGGTGGTTTCCCTGCCGCCCAGCCCGATGTTCTTTTCGGAACTCTATGGTTTTAGCGCCATGATCGACGCGGCGAAGCAGACCCACCATCTGCCGGCGATGATCGGGGCGATCGGACTGCTGCTGGTGTTGCTTTCGGTCATCTTCTACCGCTTCGTCGCCATCTACCAGTCCATGAAATATGAAGGCGAAACGGTGGAAAAACAGGTCTATGCCAGTGAATTGCTGGCGCTGCTGCTGTTTGCGGTGGCACTGGTGCTGCTGCTTGCGCCTTCGGGATTGGCTTTTTTAAGGAGTGTGGCATGA
- a CDS encoding hydrogenase, with protein MENFLIGLFLATLIVALFTTRLYRLLMWYSLNSLTLGALALLIGSRLDDGAMLITGVATLVLKAGLIPWVLKTLSRRFALRRQILPNIKTQYAIMLVPAILVFTFYLAEPIGHMVTADANNVAISISSLFLALLLMMEHTNIAPKIVGFLMMENALFLLGTTATEGMPMLVELGIFFDLLMAIVVINLLLRREEAAS; from the coding sequence ATGGAAAATTTTCTCATCGGCCTTTTTCTCGCCACACTCATCGTCGCACTCTTCACGACGCGGCTCTATCGGCTTTTGATGTGGTATTCGCTCAACTCCCTGACCCTGGGGGCGCTGGCGCTTCTCATCGGCAGCCGGCTCGATGACGGCGCCATGTTGATTACCGGTGTCGCGACGCTGGTGCTCAAAGCCGGCCTCATTCCCTGGGTACTCAAAACTCTCTCCCGCCGCTTCGCGCTGCGCCGCCAGATTCTCCCCAACATCAAGACCCAATACGCCATCATGCTGGTGCCCGCCATATTGGTTTTCACCTTCTACCTTGCCGAACCCATCGGCCACATGGTCACCGCCGACGCCAACAATGTGGCCATCAGTATCTCCTCCTTGTTTCTGGCGCTTTTGCTGATGATGGAACACACCAACATCGCCCCCAAAATCGTAGGCTTTTTGATGATGGAAAACGCGCTCTTTCTGCTGGGAACGACGGCGACGGAGGGGATGCCGATGCTGGTGGAGCTGGGGATCTTCTTCGACCTGCTCATGGCCATTGTTGTCATCAACCTGCTGCTTCGCCGTGAGGAGGCGGCGTCATGA